One stretch of Prunus persica cultivar Lovell chromosome G1, Prunus_persica_NCBIv2, whole genome shotgun sequence DNA includes these proteins:
- the LOC18789105 gene encoding cell differentiation protein RCD1 homolog isoform X2, translating into MNVSFGGPSASVPSIAGAQANKDRKMASAEHLVLDLSNPDLRENALLELSKNKELFQDLAPFVWNSFGTIAALIQEIVSIYPVLSPPNLTAVQSNRVCNALALLQCVASHPDTRMLFLNAHIPLYLYPFLNTTSRSRPFEYLRLTSLGVIGALVKVDDTEVISFLLSTEIIPLCLRTMEMGSELSKTVATFIVQKILLDDMGLDYICTTAERFFAVGRVLGSMVTALAEQPSSRLLKHIIRCYLRLSDNPRACDALRNCLPDTLREATFNNFLCEDPTTRRWLQQLLQNVGVNRLPALQGGGGFDHMMVN; encoded by the exons ATGAATGTATCATTCGGAGGTCCAAGTGCTTCAGTGCCAAGCATTGCTGGAGCTCAAGCAAACAAGGATCGTAAAATGGCATCAGCAGAGCACTTGGTGCTTGACCTAAGTAATCCTGATCTTCGAGAAAATGCGCTTCTTGAACTTTCTAAG AACAAGGAGTTATTTCAAGATTTGGCTCCTTTCGTGTGGAATTCTTTTGGTACTATTGCTGCACTCATACAG GAGATAGTTTCAATTTACCCTGTTCTATCACCACCAAATCTGACTGCGGTACAATCCAATCGAGTTTGCAATGCTCTTGCTCTTCTTCAG TGTGTAGCTTCCCACCCAGATACAAGGATGTTGTTCCTCAATG CTCATATACCTTTATATCTGTATCCTTTTCTCAATACAACGAGCAGGTCAAGACCGTTTGAGTACTTAAGGCTTACTAGTTTAGGAGTCATTGGTGCCCTAGTGAAG GTTGATGATACAGAAGTTATTAGTTTCCTTCTGTCAACAGAAATAATTCCACTGTGCCTTCGCACTATGGAAATGGGCAGTGAATTGTCAAAAACA GTTGCCACATTTATAGTTCAAAAGATTTTGTTGGATGATATGGGTTTGGACTATATTTGTACTACAGCAGAGCGGTTTTTTGCAGTAGGTCGGGTTTTAGGGAGCATGGTTACAGCACTTGCTGAGCAACCCTCATCACGCCTTTTGAAACATATCATTCGATGTTATCTTCGCTTGTCAGATAATCCAAG ggcTTGTGATGCTTTAAGAAATTGCCTTCCAGATACGTTAAGAGAGGCTACCTTTAATAATTTCCTTTGT GAAGATCCCACTACAAGGAGGTGGCTGCAACAACTGCTGCAAAACGTTGGAGTGAACCGGCTTCCTGCACTACAGGGTGGGGGAGGATTTGATCACATGATGGTGAATTAA
- the LOC18790090 gene encoding protein-S-isoprenylcysteine O-methyltransferase A, whose translation MSFLKHVWGDVERQFCASISHSGLTFPGLLTVHQSQRLIRSIVTSMAVVFSYTACRQLSQMFAAIIFFHGSEYILAVGIHGKSNVTLKSLLISKNYLVAMIFSLLEYLIEYILFPGMKEHWWVSNWGLGMLIIGEIIRKMAIITAGRSFTHLIRVHHSEHHQLITNGIYRVVRHPGYCGFFIWSVGTQIMLCNPISTIAFALVVWRFFAQRIPYEEYFLRQFFGSQYEEYARRVPAGVPFIK comes from the exons ATGTCATTCTTGAAGCATGTTTGGGGTGATGTTGAGAGacaattttgtgcttcaataTCACATAGTGGTTTAACTTTTCCAG GGCTCCTTACAGTACACCAGAGCCAAAGATTGATCCGCTCTATTGTAACAAGCATGGCAGTAGTCTTCAGTTACACAGCCTGCAGACAGCTGTCACAGATGTTCGCGGCGATAATCTTTTTTCACGGTTCTGAATACATTTTAGCAGTTGGCATTCACGGGAAATCAAATGTCACTCTGAAATCTCTTCTGATCAGCAAAAACTATCTGGTTGCAATGATTTTTTCCTTGCTGGAGTACTTAATAGAATATATTTTGTTCCCTGGTATGAAGGAACACTGGTGGGTCAGCAACTGGGGCCTTGGAATGCTTATAATAGGGGAAATCATTCGGAAGATGGCAATAATTACAGCTGGTCGGTCCTTCACACATCTCATCAGGGTTCATCACTCAGAGCATCACCAATTGATTACAAATGGAATTTATAGAGTTGTTCGGCATCCTGGTTACTGTGGTTTCTTCATATGGTCAGTGGGCACTCAGATAATGCTTTGTAATCCCATATCAACAATTGCATTTGCACTTGTAGTTTGGCGCTTCTTTGCGCAAAGAATACCGTATGAAGAGTATTTCTTGAGGCAGTTTTTTGGGTCGCAGTACGAGGAATATGCCAGACGAGTTCCTGCCGGGGTGCCTTTTATAAAGTGA
- the LOC18789105 gene encoding cell differentiation protein RCD1 homolog isoform X1, whose product MANRPQSLSMNVSFGGPSASVPSIAGAQANKDRKMASAEHLVLDLSNPDLRENALLELSKNKELFQDLAPFVWNSFGTIAALIQEIVSIYPVLSPPNLTAVQSNRVCNALALLQCVASHPDTRMLFLNAHIPLYLYPFLNTTSRSRPFEYLRLTSLGVIGALVKVDDTEVISFLLSTEIIPLCLRTMEMGSELSKTVATFIVQKILLDDMGLDYICTTAERFFAVGRVLGSMVTALAEQPSSRLLKHIIRCYLRLSDNPRACDALRNCLPDTLREATFNNFLCEDPTTRRWLQQLLQNVGVNRLPALQGGGGFDHMMVN is encoded by the exons ATGGCAAACCGGCCCCAGTCGCTTTCGATGAATGTATCATTCGGAGGTCCAAGTGCTTCAGTGCCAAGCATTGCTGGAGCTCAAGCAAACAAGGATCGTAAAATGGCATCAGCAGAGCACTTGGTGCTTGACCTAAGTAATCCTGATCTTCGAGAAAATGCGCTTCTTGAACTTTCTAAG AACAAGGAGTTATTTCAAGATTTGGCTCCTTTCGTGTGGAATTCTTTTGGTACTATTGCTGCACTCATACAG GAGATAGTTTCAATTTACCCTGTTCTATCACCACCAAATCTGACTGCGGTACAATCCAATCGAGTTTGCAATGCTCTTGCTCTTCTTCAG TGTGTAGCTTCCCACCCAGATACAAGGATGTTGTTCCTCAATG CTCATATACCTTTATATCTGTATCCTTTTCTCAATACAACGAGCAGGTCAAGACCGTTTGAGTACTTAAGGCTTACTAGTTTAGGAGTCATTGGTGCCCTAGTGAAG GTTGATGATACAGAAGTTATTAGTTTCCTTCTGTCAACAGAAATAATTCCACTGTGCCTTCGCACTATGGAAATGGGCAGTGAATTGTCAAAAACA GTTGCCACATTTATAGTTCAAAAGATTTTGTTGGATGATATGGGTTTGGACTATATTTGTACTACAGCAGAGCGGTTTTTTGCAGTAGGTCGGGTTTTAGGGAGCATGGTTACAGCACTTGCTGAGCAACCCTCATCACGCCTTTTGAAACATATCATTCGATGTTATCTTCGCTTGTCAGATAATCCAAG ggcTTGTGATGCTTTAAGAAATTGCCTTCCAGATACGTTAAGAGAGGCTACCTTTAATAATTTCCTTTGT GAAGATCCCACTACAAGGAGGTGGCTGCAACAACTGCTGCAAAACGTTGGAGTGAACCGGCTTCCTGCACTACAGGGTGGGGGAGGATTTGATCACATGATGGTGAATTAA